Proteins from one Sulfurovum sp. TSL1 genomic window:
- a CDS encoding iron-sulfur cluster assembly scaffold protein, with protein sequence MGIDSLVGGTIWDEYSNKVTDLMNNPQNMGEITEEEAKAMGARLIVADFGAESCGDAVRLYWAVDPETDRILLSKFKSFGCGTAIASSDTMAELCKGKTVDEAVKITNIDVEKAMRDEPDTPAVPPQKMHCSVMAYDVIKKAAAQYKGVDIDSFEQEVIVCECARVTLSTLKEVIRLNELTTVEQITDYTKAGAFCKSCIKPGGHEEKDVYLVDLLEEYEKEKMAAGATLGNEGATADFAKMTIVQRIKAVDKVVDENIRQMLVMDGGDMEILDIKENGVNFDIYIRYLGACSGCASSSTGTLFAIENILKEKLDENIRVLPI encoded by the coding sequence ATGGGTATAGATAGTTTAGTAGGCGGTACCATCTGGGATGAGTACAGCAATAAAGTAACAGATTTAATGAACAACCCGCAAAACATGGGTGAGATCACTGAAGAAGAAGCCAAAGCAATGGGTGCCAGACTCATCGTTGCTGACTTCGGTGCAGAGAGCTGTGGCGATGCCGTAAGACTCTACTGGGCAGTGGATCCTGAAACAGACAGGATTCTTTTGTCTAAATTCAAAAGTTTCGGTTGTGGTACAGCGATCGCCTCTTCTGACACGATGGCTGAGCTTTGTAAAGGTAAGACGGTTGATGAAGCAGTAAAGATCACGAATATTGACGTGGAAAAAGCCATGCGTGATGAACCGGATACCCCGGCAGTACCACCGCAAAAAATGCACTGTTCGGTCATGGCTTATGATGTGATCAAAAAAGCTGCTGCACAGTACAAAGGTGTGGATATAGACAGCTTTGAACAAGAAGTGATCGTATGTGAATGTGCACGCGTCACCCTCTCTACACTCAAAGAGGTGATCCGTCTCAATGAGCTTACCACAGTTGAACAGATCACAGATTACACCAAAGCGGGTGCATTTTGTAAATCATGTATCAAACCTGGCGGACACGAAGAAAAAGATGTCTATCTTGTAGACCTGTTAGAAGAGTATGAAAAGGAAAAAATGGCGGCGGGTGCAACACTCGGTAATGAAGGTGCTACTGCTGATTTTGCTAAAATGACTATCGTTCAGCGTATCAAAGCGGTGGATAAAGTAGTTGATGAAAATATCAGACAAATGCTTGTGATGGATGGCGGCGACATGGAGATCCTTGACATCAAAGAGAACGGTGTGAACTTTGACATTTACATCCGTTATTTAGGTGCATGTTCTGGTTGTGCAAGTTCAAGTACAGGTACGCTTTTCGCCATAGAGAACATTTTAAAAGAAAAACTGGACGAAAACATCAGGGTTTTACCTATATAA
- a CDS encoding NifS family cysteine desulfurase: protein MKVYLDNNATTIVDPQVFAEMEPYFVQKYGNPNSLHIFASDTHPGIKAGMERIYAGINSPREDSVIITSCATESNNWVLKSIYFDQILTGKKNHIIVSEVEHPSVIATARFLENMGCKVTYLPINSEGLIEAQSVEESITDKTALVSVMWANNETGAIFPVEEIGAICKKHNVPFHTDAVQAIGKIPVDVQSFNVDYLTFSAHKFHGPKGVGALYMKKGKELMPLLHGGSQMGGYRSGTLNVPGIVGMGKAMEQAIDALDYEMSEIRKMRDHFEDELLKIEDTFVVTPREKRTPNTILISFRGIEGESMLWDLSRAGIGASTGSACASEDLEANSVMEAIGAAEDLAHTAIRFSLSRYTTQDELDYTLKVVKAAVIRLRGISSSYAYAPAGHESGLDAHHH from the coding sequence ATGAAGGTCTATTTAGACAATAATGCAACAACGATCGTTGACCCCCAGGTCTTCGCTGAGATGGAACCTTATTTTGTACAAAAGTACGGTAATCCAAACTCGTTACATATATTTGCAAGTGACACACACCCTGGTATCAAAGCCGGTATGGAAAGGATCTATGCAGGTATCAATTCTCCTAGAGAGGATTCTGTTATCATCACTTCTTGTGCAACTGAGAGTAACAACTGGGTACTCAAAAGTATCTATTTCGATCAGATATTGACAGGTAAAAAGAACCACATTATCGTCTCTGAAGTGGAACACCCTTCTGTCATTGCCACTGCAAGATTTTTAGAGAACATGGGATGCAAGGTCACGTATCTTCCTATCAACAGTGAAGGACTCATAGAAGCCCAGAGTGTAGAAGAGAGCATTACGGATAAAACGGCACTTGTATCGGTCATGTGGGCGAACAACGAAACTGGTGCTATCTTCCCGGTAGAAGAGATAGGTGCTATCTGTAAAAAACACAATGTACCTTTTCATACGGATGCCGTACAGGCTATAGGAAAAATACCTGTAGATGTACAGTCATTCAATGTAGACTACCTTACATTCTCGGCGCATAAGTTCCATGGACCTAAAGGCGTAGGTGCCCTCTATATGAAAAAAGGCAAAGAGCTTATGCCGCTGCTTCATGGCGGTTCACAAATGGGTGGATACCGTTCAGGTACGCTTAATGTACCTGGGATCGTAGGTATGGGTAAAGCAATGGAGCAGGCGATCGATGCGCTTGACTATGAAATGTCGGAGATCAGAAAGATGAGAGACCATTTTGAAGATGAACTCCTCAAAATAGAAGATACATTCGTCGTCACACCAAGAGAAAAAAGAACACCAAACACCATCCTCATTTCATTCAGAGGTATCGAAGGTGAATCGATGTTATGGGATCTCAGCCGTGCAGGTATCGGTGCAAGTACGGGTTCTGCCTGTGCGAGTGAAGACCTCGAGGCAAACTCGGTCATGGAAGCTATAGGTGCAGCAGAAGATTTGGCACATACGGCTATCCGTTTTTCACTGAGCCGCTACACCACGCAGGATGAGTTGGACTACACACTCAAAGTGGTCAAAGCAGCCGTGATAAGACTGAGAGGAATCTCAAGTTCATACGCATATGCACCAGCCGGTCATGAGAGCGGATTAGACGCTCATCATCATTAA
- the folE gene encoding GTP cyclohydrolase I FolE has translation MNKEEEFEQAVTKVLELLGEDPTREGLLKTPSRVAKALQFLTEGYQQDPKEILNQALFSTSNDEMVLVRDIEFYSMCEHHMLPIIGRAHVAYIPDGKVVGLSKIPRIVNVYARRLQIQEQMTEQIADAISETIKPKGVAVVVHARHMCMEMRGVQKINSTTVSSALRGLFKSDERTRNEFYNLINTPTPSNF, from the coding sequence ATGAATAAAGAAGAAGAATTTGAACAGGCTGTGACCAAAGTCCTTGAACTTTTGGGAGAAGACCCTACACGTGAAGGCTTACTTAAAACACCCAGCCGTGTTGCCAAAGCACTCCAGTTCCTTACAGAAGGGTATCAACAAGACCCCAAGGAGATACTGAATCAAGCACTGTTCAGTACAAGCAATGATGAGATGGTACTGGTACGTGATATAGAATTTTACTCCATGTGTGAACATCACATGCTTCCTATTATAGGACGTGCCCATGTAGCATACATACCTGATGGCAAAGTAGTGGGTCTCTCAAAAATACCCCGCATCGTCAATGTCTATGCCAGACGTCTGCAGATACAAGAGCAGATGACCGAACAGATCGCGGATGCTATTTCTGAGACGATCAAACCTAAAGGGGTTGCCGTAGTCGTACATGCACGCCATATGTGCATGGAGATGAGAGGAGTGCAAAAGATCAATTCCACCACAGTCAGTTCTGCGTTGCGAGGCCTCTTTAAAAGTGATGAACGTACCAGAAATGAATTTTATAATCTTATCAATACACCCACCCCTTCAAATTTTTAA
- a CDS encoding A/G-specific adenine glycosylase: MYRKTHQTIQDWYLENGRLDLPWRNTDEAYYIYLSEVMLQQTQVKTVLERYYIPFIERFPTLKNLAEAPLDDVLKMWEGLGYYNRAKNLHRTATLVETLPSNIEELIKLPGIGKNTAHALAAFAFNQPVPIMEANVKRILCRLHRLITPTEKRLWEIAYDLVDKVNPFDYNQAMMDIGATVCLPRNPKCGACPLSDICKGKEDPERYPAKKKRVVPTREQNILVRIYEGKLSLTQREGKFLHGLWGFESVEIPECASEYLGEVTHAYTHFKLNCKVYLYYENAPEQTDYFSEDEIQKLAISKVDEKIVNLYNSFLKYD; encoded by the coding sequence ATGTATAGAAAAACCCACCAAACCATCCAAGACTGGTACCTAGAAAACGGACGATTGGACCTGCCCTGGCGTAATACAGATGAAGCGTATTATATCTACCTCTCGGAAGTGATGCTTCAGCAGACACAGGTCAAAACCGTATTGGAGAGATACTACATCCCATTTATTGAACGTTTTCCTACGCTTAAAAATCTGGCTGAAGCACCTCTGGATGATGTATTGAAAATGTGGGAAGGGCTTGGATACTACAATCGTGCCAAAAATTTACACAGGACCGCCACACTTGTAGAGACTCTGCCAAGCAATATAGAGGAGCTCATCAAACTTCCAGGTATCGGCAAAAATACAGCCCATGCTCTTGCTGCCTTTGCCTTTAACCAGCCTGTTCCTATCATGGAAGCCAACGTAAAACGTATACTTTGCCGTCTGCACAGGCTCATCACACCCACTGAGAAAAGACTCTGGGAGATCGCTTATGACCTGGTAGACAAAGTCAATCCCTTTGACTACAACCAGGCAATGATGGATATAGGGGCAACGGTCTGTCTGCCCAGAAACCCAAAATGTGGGGCCTGTCCTCTTAGCGACATCTGTAAAGGAAAAGAAGACCCCGAACGCTATCCTGCAAAAAAGAAACGTGTGGTACCGACCAGAGAACAAAACATTCTTGTCCGTATCTATGAGGGTAAACTCTCACTGACACAAAGAGAAGGCAAGTTCCTGCATGGTCTCTGGGGCTTTGAATCTGTGGAGATCCCGGAGTGTGCCTCTGAGTATCTGGGAGAAGTCACCCATGCCTATACGCACTTTAAGCTCAACTGTAAAGTCTATCTCTATTATGAGAATGCTCCTGAACAAACTGACTATTTTAGTGAAGATGAGATACAAAAACTCGCGATCTCCAAAGTAGATGAGAAAATAGTCAATCTATATAACAGTTTTCTAAAATACGACTAG
- the tig gene encoding trigger factor translates to MKVTVNKVDDANIIVSGTIENSAVEENINKMAVQAGKEMKVDGFRKGKVPAHVVKKLHGDKLAQDAEGEVLRELIDAGMKEADINPADMIGQPTFKKYDKTDAGIDVEVEISTRPVFEAEGHMDVLPAFEKPTASDKAVEEKLNEIAAQQAPYEKIKRKRMVKDGDMVVIDFEGFVDGVAFDGGKAEKFSLKIGSGQFIPGFEEQIIGMKYDEEKTITVTFPEEYQSSDLAGKEAEFKVKLHEIQEQVPAELNDELAQKLLQGEENATLEMLTDRVRTQIESTEISKLYNEDLKPKLVEALVEKFDFALPNNIVEQEIDAKVNGRAREMSEEELNSYKENPEKVEALREEVRADAVASVKATFIVDALAKKEGVSVDDQEVSQAIYYEAMMSGQDPQQVIKYYQENNLLPAVKMGMIEDKLFGKMLGLDK, encoded by the coding sequence GTGAAAGTTACAGTAAATAAAGTAGACGACGCAAATATTATCGTTAGCGGTACTATAGAAAACAGTGCTGTTGAAGAGAACATTAACAAGATGGCTGTTCAAGCTGGTAAAGAAATGAAAGTAGATGGATTCAGAAAAGGTAAAGTACCTGCACACGTAGTGAAAAAGCTGCATGGGGACAAACTTGCTCAGGATGCCGAAGGTGAAGTACTCAGAGAGCTTATTGATGCGGGTATGAAAGAAGCGGACATCAACCCTGCCGATATGATCGGCCAGCCTACCTTTAAAAAGTATGACAAAACAGATGCCGGTATCGATGTTGAGGTAGAGATCTCTACCAGACCGGTATTTGAAGCAGAAGGTCATATGGATGTGCTTCCAGCCTTTGAAAAACCAACGGCATCAGACAAGGCTGTTGAAGAAAAATTGAATGAGATCGCAGCACAGCAAGCGCCTTATGAAAAGATCAAAAGAAAACGTATGGTAAAAGACGGTGACATGGTAGTGATCGACTTTGAAGGTTTTGTTGACGGTGTAGCATTTGACGGTGGTAAGGCTGAGAAATTCAGCCTTAAGATCGGGTCTGGACAATTCATCCCAGGATTCGAAGAGCAGATCATCGGTATGAAATATGATGAAGAGAAAACGATCACAGTGACTTTCCCTGAAGAGTATCAATCATCTGACCTTGCAGGTAAAGAAGCAGAATTCAAAGTAAAACTTCACGAAATTCAAGAGCAGGTGCCTGCAGAGCTTAATGATGAGCTTGCACAAAAACTGCTTCAAGGTGAAGAGAATGCAACACTTGAAATGCTGACTGACAGAGTGAGAACACAGATCGAATCAACAGAGATCTCAAAACTCTATAATGAAGATCTTAAACCGAAATTGGTTGAAGCATTGGTAGAGAAGTTTGACTTTGCACTGCCGAACAATATCGTTGAACAGGAGATCGATGCAAAGGTCAATGGAAGAGCCAGAGAAATGAGCGAAGAGGAGTTGAACTCTTATAAAGAGAATCCAGAAAAAGTTGAAGCACTTCGTGAGGAAGTAAGAGCGGATGCAGTCGCATCTGTGAAAGCGACATTTATTGTAGATGCACTGGCTAAAAAAGAAGGTGTATCTGTAGATGACCAAGAAGTATCACAGGCTATTTACTATGAAGCGATGATGAGCGGCCAAGATCCACAACAAGTGATCAAATACTACCAGGAAAACAATCTTCTCCCTGCTGTGAAAATGGGTATGATCGAAGACAAACTCTTTGGTAAGATGTTAGGTTTAGACAAGTAA
- the clpP gene encoding ATP-dependent Clp endopeptidase proteolytic subunit ClpP produces the protein MSYIPYVVEQTGRGERSYDIYSRLLKDRIIMLSGEVNDQVASTVVAQLLFLEAQDPDKDIYLYINSPGGVITSGLSMFDTMNYIKPDIVTICIGQAASMGAFLLSSGTKGKRYALPHARIMIHQPSGGAQGQSTDIQIQAQEIQRLKDTLNEILAEQTGKTTKRIEKDTERDNFMSAREALEYGLIDKVLTKSFT, from the coding sequence ATGAGTTATATTCCATACGTTGTAGAACAGACCGGTAGAGGTGAAAGATCCTACGATATCTATTCACGGTTACTTAAAGACCGTATCATTATGCTAAGCGGAGAGGTCAATGATCAAGTGGCTTCCACTGTGGTGGCACAACTTCTTTTTCTTGAAGCACAGGATCCGGATAAAGATATTTATTTGTACATTAACTCTCCAGGGGGTGTGATCACTTCCGGACTTTCAATGTTCGATACAATGAACTACATCAAGCCGGACATTGTCACGATCTGTATCGGCCAGGCGGCATCTATGGGTGCTTTCTTGCTTTCCTCCGGGACAAAGGGTAAACGCTATGCGCTGCCGCATGCACGTATTATGATCCACCAGCCTTCAGGCGGTGCACAAGGACAGTCAACAGATATCCAGATACAGGCACAAGAGATACAAAGACTCAAAGACACACTCAACGAGATCTTGGCAGAGCAGACTGGTAAAACAACCAAACGTATTGAAAAAGATACGGAGAGAGACAACTTTATGTCAGCCAGAGAAGCATTGGAATACGGGCTTATAGACAAAGTACTCACAAAAAGTTTTACCTAA
- the def gene encoding peptide deformylase: MVREIVVYPDKRLKLVSKEVESFNGALHDLLDDMYDTMRARNGVGLAAIQVGVDIRALIINVPLEGADGEHDQPKENTLEMINPVILEKDGSEKFQEGCLSVPGIYEEVERAKHVKVAYLDRNGTKHVIEDDDFLAIAIQHEIDHLDGKVFIEKLSYMKRKKFEKEWRRRLKEA; this comes from the coding sequence ATGGTTAGAGAAATAGTAGTATATCCGGATAAAAGGCTCAAACTTGTCTCAAAAGAGGTAGAGTCTTTTAATGGTGCATTACATGATCTTCTGGATGACATGTATGATACGATGCGTGCCCGTAACGGGGTAGGCCTCGCAGCCATTCAGGTCGGTGTGGATATACGGGCACTGATCATCAACGTTCCTTTAGAGGGTGCAGACGGAGAACATGACCAGCCTAAAGAGAATACACTGGAGATGATCAATCCTGTGATCCTTGAAAAAGACGGTTCAGAAAAATTTCAGGAAGGATGCCTCTCTGTACCGGGTATCTATGAAGAAGTTGAGCGTGCAAAACATGTGAAAGTAGCATATCTTGACAGAAATGGTACGAAGCATGTGATAGAAGATGATGATTTTCTTGCGATCGCCATACAACATGAGATAGATCATTTGGATGGCAAAGTATTTATTGAAAAACTCTCTTATATGAAAAGAAAGAAATTCGAAAAAGAGTGGAGACGAAGACTCAAAGAGGCGTAA